The Hydra vulgaris chromosome 11, alternate assembly HydraT2T_AEP genome contains a region encoding:
- the LOC101234557 gene encoding extended synaptotagmin-2 isoform X5 produces MQIIYNNNNKDIQKNDQDLISKNKIRSAPSWAFFPDVERAEWLNQMIKQFWPFISKIMEDFLKTKVEPEMKMKLPSTIKSLKFSKTDLGNRPIRLGGIKVYSEHVPPNQIIADMELIYAGDALIELALDNGISGGISDIQIHGTMRVEITPLLSKLPLIGGISLYFIETPELNYNFTNLLNILDVPGISQIVNSLLKEALESFVVFPNRVKIPIGNPTDIETFRFYYPKGVLKIDILEAKNLIGKDTNLFKDKTSDPYVLTKVGSKVVHKTSVIQKSLNPKWNKESVSIFIQIVIGKKIKFELYDSDTIKDDEIGSTTLSLEKIVGSSFTDLWLSLDNSTTSALHINCGWFNLSNNVDDLKKGEECCLVVLLDHARNLNVANKDSASAYVEITVNNITLKSKTQRNTNHPVWEETFSFFLGNVFKDIVKLRVYDESENKPLGKIDYAVSALTDLPDMRLKQNFTLKNSFENSQIFMSLELKALVPPVSSK; encoded by the exons gCATTTTTTCCAGATGTTGAAAGAGCAGAATGGCTGAATCAG atgataaagCAGTTCTGgccttttatttcaaaaataatggaagattttttaaaaacaaaagtagaaCCTGAGATGAAAATGAAACTTCCATCAACAATCAAGTCTCTTAAATTCAGTAAAACTGATTTGGGAAACAGA cCAATCAGACTTGGTGGTATAAAGGTATACTCAGAACATGTACCTCCAAATCAAATTATTGCTGATATGGAATTAAT ATATGCTGGGGATGCGTTGATAGAACTAGCACTGGACAATGGTATTTCTGGTGGTATATCAGATATTcaa atTCATGGAACAATGCGTGTTGAAATAACTCCTTTACTGTCAAAACTCCCATTGATTGGTGgaatttcattatattttattgagactcct gagTTGAATTACAATTTTACcaatttgttaaatattctTGATGTACCTGGAATCAG CCAAATTGTTAATAGTTTACTAAAAGAAGCTTTggaaagttttgttgtttttccaAATCGTGTAAAGATTCCAATTGGCAATCCAACAGATATTGAAACTTTCAGGTTTTATTATCCAAAg GGAGTATTAAAGATTGACATTTTGGAAGCAAAGAATCTTATCGGGAAagacacaaatttatttaaagataaaacatCTGATCCTTATGTTCTCACAAAGG tgggATCAAAAGTTGTTCATAAAACTTCTGTAATACAAAAATCTCTTAATCCAAAATGGAACAAAGAATCAGTTTCG ATATTCATTCAAATtgtaattggaaaaaaaataaaatttgagctGTATGATTCTGATACCATAAAAGATGATGAGATAGGAAG tacaACGTTAAGCTTAGAAAAAATTGTTGGTTCTAGCTTTACTGATTTG TGGCTTTCTCTTGATAATTCTACAACAAGTGCTCTTCATATTAATTGTGGTTGGTTTAATTTGAGTAATAATGTCgacgatttaaaaaaa ggAGAAGAATGTTGTTTAGTGGTTCTACTTGATCATGCCAGGAATTTaaat gtTGCAAACAAAGATAGCGCTAGTGCATATGTGGAAATAACAGTGAACAACATAACCCTTAAATCAaag ACTCAACGCAATACAAATCATCCAGTGTGGGAGGAGacgttttcattttttctcgGCAATGTTTTCAAGGATATTGTCAAACTCaga GTTTATGATGAGAGCGAAAACAAACCTCTTGGAAAGATTGATTATGCTGTTTCTGCACTTACAGATCTCCCTGACATGCGTCTGAAACAAAACTTTACGCTAAAGAACTCTTTTGAAAATTCACAGATATTCATGTCTCTTGAGTTGAAG gCATTGGTTCCTCCGGTTTcctcaaaataa
- the LOC101234557 gene encoding extended synaptotagmin-2 isoform X6, with product MASKDFAFFPDVERAEWLNQMIKQFWPFISKIMEDFLKTKVEPEMKMKLPSTIKSLKFSKTDLGNRPIRLGGIKVYSEHVPPNQIIADMELIYAGDALIELALDNGISGGISDIQIHGTMRVEITPLLSKLPLIGGISLYFIETPELNYNFTNLLNILDVPGISQIVNSLLKEALESFVVFPNRVKIPIGNPTDIETFRFYYPKGVLKIDILEAKNLIGKDTNLFKDKTSDPYVLTKVGSKVVHKTSVIQKSLNPKWNKESVSIFIQIVIGKKIKFELYDSDTIKDDEIGSTTLSLEKIVGSSFTDLWLSLDNSTTSALHINCGWFNLSNNVDDLKKGEECCLVVLLDHARNLNVANKDSASAYVEITVNNITLKSKTQRNTNHPVWEETFSFFLGNVFKDIVKLRVYDESENKPLGKIDYAVSALTDLPDMRLKQNFTLKNSFENSQIFMSLELKALVPPVSSK from the exons atggCTAGTAAAGACTTT gCATTTTTTCCAGATGTTGAAAGAGCAGAATGGCTGAATCAG atgataaagCAGTTCTGgccttttatttcaaaaataatggaagattttttaaaaacaaaagtagaaCCTGAGATGAAAATGAAACTTCCATCAACAATCAAGTCTCTTAAATTCAGTAAAACTGATTTGGGAAACAGA cCAATCAGACTTGGTGGTATAAAGGTATACTCAGAACATGTACCTCCAAATCAAATTATTGCTGATATGGAATTAAT ATATGCTGGGGATGCGTTGATAGAACTAGCACTGGACAATGGTATTTCTGGTGGTATATCAGATATTcaa atTCATGGAACAATGCGTGTTGAAATAACTCCTTTACTGTCAAAACTCCCATTGATTGGTGgaatttcattatattttattgagactcct gagTTGAATTACAATTTTACcaatttgttaaatattctTGATGTACCTGGAATCAG CCAAATTGTTAATAGTTTACTAAAAGAAGCTTTggaaagttttgttgtttttccaAATCGTGTAAAGATTCCAATTGGCAATCCAACAGATATTGAAACTTTCAGGTTTTATTATCCAAAg GGAGTATTAAAGATTGACATTTTGGAAGCAAAGAATCTTATCGGGAAagacacaaatttatttaaagataaaacatCTGATCCTTATGTTCTCACAAAGG tgggATCAAAAGTTGTTCATAAAACTTCTGTAATACAAAAATCTCTTAATCCAAAATGGAACAAAGAATCAGTTTCG ATATTCATTCAAATtgtaattggaaaaaaaataaaatttgagctGTATGATTCTGATACCATAAAAGATGATGAGATAGGAAG tacaACGTTAAGCTTAGAAAAAATTGTTGGTTCTAGCTTTACTGATTTG TGGCTTTCTCTTGATAATTCTACAACAAGTGCTCTTCATATTAATTGTGGTTGGTTTAATTTGAGTAATAATGTCgacgatttaaaaaaa ggAGAAGAATGTTGTTTAGTGGTTCTACTTGATCATGCCAGGAATTTaaat gtTGCAAACAAAGATAGCGCTAGTGCATATGTGGAAATAACAGTGAACAACATAACCCTTAAATCAaag ACTCAACGCAATACAAATCATCCAGTGTGGGAGGAGacgttttcattttttctcgGCAATGTTTTCAAGGATATTGTCAAACTCaga GTTTATGATGAGAGCGAAAACAAACCTCTTGGAAAGATTGATTATGCTGTTTCTGCACTTACAGATCTCCCTGACATGCGTCTGAAACAAAACTTTACGCTAAAGAACTCTTTTGAAAATTCACAGATATTCATGTCTCTTGAGTTGAAG gCATTGGTTCCTCCGGTTTcctcaaaataa